A genomic window from Nitrospinota bacterium includes:
- the prcA gene encoding proteasome subunit alpha, translated as MTIPFYVTPEQLVQDKVEYCRKGIAKSKSLVAVEFSEGLLLAGENPSASLNKISEVYDRIAFAGAGKYSEFENLRKAAIRYADLKGFAYSREDVTAKSLANAFSQVIGEIFTQQLKPLEVEILIVEVGGAGRAGNRIFHILYDGSISDHQDFSAIGGQTKELESYLSEHYRAGLSLGEALRLSSDTIAHVEKRSIPHEHLEVAMLEERAEDRTFKRLSNEAVARLLEQGAS; from the coding sequence ATGACAATACCTTTCTACGTAACCCCCGAGCAGTTGGTCCAGGACAAGGTGGAGTACTGCCGAAAGGGGATAGCCAAGAGCAAAAGCCTCGTGGCGGTGGAGTTCTCCGAAGGGCTGTTGCTGGCCGGAGAGAACCCCTCTGCGAGCCTAAACAAGATCAGCGAGGTTTACGACCGCATCGCCTTCGCGGGAGCGGGCAAGTACAGCGAGTTTGAGAACCTCCGCAAGGCCGCCATCAGGTACGCCGACCTCAAAGGGTTCGCCTACAGCCGCGAGGACGTCACCGCCAAGAGCCTGGCCAACGCCTTCAGTCAGGTCATCGGGGAGATCTTCACCCAGCAGCTCAAGCCCCTCGAGGTTGAGATTCTTATCGTGGAGGTGGGTGGCGCAGGGCGTGCGGGCAATCGAATCTTCCATATCCTGTATGACGGCTCCATCTCCGACCACCAAGACTTCTCCGCCATTGGGGGCCAGACCAAGGAGCTGGAAAGCTACCTCTCTGAGCACTACAGAGCGGGCCTCAGCCTGGGCGAGGCTCTCCGGCTGTCGAGTGATACCATCGCCCACGTGGAGAAGCGCTCGATCCCTCACGAGCATCTGGAGGTGGCGATGCTCGAGGAGCGGGCTGAGGATCGCACCTTCAAAAGGCTTTCCAATGAGGCGGTAGCACGCCTCCTGGAGCAGGGGGCTTCATGA